The Deinococcus ruber genome segment GGTACCGCTGGCTGTCGCTGGTGTTGGGCGCCGCGTTCACCCTGCTGGTCGGCTGGTCGCGGGTCGATCTTGGCGTGCATTTTCCAACCGACGTGCTGGCTGAGCGGTGCGGCCTGGGTCCTGGGGGTCTATGGCCTGCTGCGTCCCACCCGCCTCCCATTGCCCTCAGGATCGCCAGACGCCTCATGAGAATCTTGACTGTTGAGGACGATCGGTTCATCGCGGATCTGCTCAGGGACGTTCTGGCCGACGATGGCCATGAATGCGATGTCGCCCTGTCCGCCCGCGAGGGCGTAACACTCGCCCGGCAGTGTCTGCATGGGCTGTTGCTGGATGTGATGCTGCCAGAAGGAAGGGACGCAGGCTTTCAGCTTGGACAGCGCGTGCGGGCGCACGGTGCGACCGCCCCAATCCTGTACCTGACCGCCCGGAGCGCGGTGGAAGACCGAATCTATGGTCTGGAGGCGGGCGGTGACGATTATCTTGTCATACCCTTTGATTTTGGGGAGCTGCGGGCCCGCATCCGTGCGCTGCTGCGCCGCACGGCCGGGTATGCCCCACAGCTGATGGCGTTGCCGCAGGGGTTAGAGTGAATCTGACCAGCCGGGAACTCCTCCATGCGGGCCGGCGCATTGAGGTGACCCGCCGGGAAATGCTGCTGCTGGAGTTACTGATCCTCCATTCGGGCCGCGTGTTCACCCGGGAGGAGATCATCGACCGGTTGTGGGGCAGGGTGGAGCCGAAAGTGATCGATGTGTATGTCAGCACCATCCGTCGGAAGACCGCTGAGGCGGTGATCGAGACGATTCGGGGACACGGCTACCGGCTGGGGACACCACCGGATACTGGTGCGTGATGCGGTCGTTCAGCGCCCTCAGTCTGCGCCTGAAACTGACATTCGGGATCGCGCTGATTTCTCGCTCAGTGTGCTGTTAAGTGCCGTGGGCGTGTACGTGAGTGCCAGCAACACCTTCGTGCAGCCGTCCCCTCAGTGTTCAGGCAGCCGTCAGGGTCGAGGCGCAGCATACAGTCATGAACAAGAACCTGATCGGCGCGGTGATCGTGCCACTCGTGCTCGGCAGCACTTTACTGACAGTCGCCTTGAGCAGCACCGCCGCAGCGGCCCCCAAACTTTCGGCGCAGAGCATTATTGTGAATCCGCTGCAGACGAACCTGAGTGTTCAGGTCTGGACTGACCGCGACAGCAGCGGCACGCAGACCCCGAATTACTTCGTGGGCGATCACATTCGGATCTACACCACGGTCAACCGGGACGCGTACGTGTATCTGTTCAACGTCGATCCCAACGGTCAGGTGGATCTGATTCTGCCCAACCGCTATGCGGGGGGTGCCAACTATGTTCGCGCTGGAACCGTCAAAGCGTTTCCCAGCAGCGAAGACCGCTTTACCTTCGATATTGCGGCGCCCTACGGGCTGAACAAGGTGCTGGCCGTGGCGTCCACCACACCGCTTGACCTGAACGACGTCGCAGACTTCCAGAGCCAGAACAGCCAGGGGATCCAGGGCGGGTTTGCAGACGTCACCGTGTCAGGTCAGCAGCAGCTCGCGCAGGCACTCAGCATTGTCGTCAACCCGCTCCCTCAGAACACCTGGGTCAGCGACGTGGCCTTCTACAACGTCGCGCAGGGCTACGGCAGCACGTGGCAACAGCCAGCGCCAGTGGCTGTTCAGCCGTTCGAAGGCTTCCCGGCGTACCCGAGCGACCCGGACGATCAGTGGCGTACGTCATTCAGCAGTGACCGTACCGCAGACGAGGTGTACCGCTACTATGCCGATGCGTTGCAGCGCCAGGGGTACCACCAGCGAACTCGCAGCGTCAACCGTGGTCGCTCCGCTGGCGCGTTTCAGAATGGCGCGGATACCTGTGAGTTGCGGATTTCAGTGAATGGCGGACGCTATGAGATCGTGATTCTCAAGCGCCAGTAATTCAGGAGTTGTTCGGTATGCCATCTCCACTGGAGGGAGCCGTTGATCTGGGAACCATGGGACGGCGAGCTACCGTATCAACGGCCGACTGAAACCGTTTCAGACGGCGGAGCGCTGTAGATCCAGGGCCGTGCATTCGCTTCAGCTCGCCTTGTCACAGTGATCAGATGAGGTCTTCCCAGCTTCACTGCCGTTCCACCCGTTCCCACCAAGTGCTGCTGTCCGTTCCCAAGGCGTACCTTCAAGGAGGCGCTGCTGGTTGACGCAGCATCCCTGCTCTTGGCACTTGCTCGACTGACAAACCCCAGCTTGAATGCACTGGCGTGCCACACCTGAAGCCGGTCGTGCCTATAGCGCTGAGTACAGCCGGGATCCGGATGACACATACGGTGCTGGGAAGCCAGGCCAGCCGCATTCAGGTGCCGAATGCCCGATTGGCGTTGGCGCTCGGGCAACCTGTGAACGTGCCGCTCTCCACCGTGACCATCGCGGTGGCCACCACTGCCGTGAATCTCTCCAGTGACCCGCTCAACCAACGCTACGACAACAAACTCGGGGTTGGCCGACTGGACTTCGCGGCCTCCCTCACTTCTATCGTCAAGGAAGCGGCGGGTGTTCCTCTCGATACCCGGTTCAATCCGTCTGTGGGTGTTGGAGCAGGCAGGACGCTGTGTCGGAGCGGTACGGCCTGCGTCAACGGTCCAGTCCTGTGCTACAACCGCAGGATGATGCGGATCATCGGAAGCCAGACATGACGACAGGGCCACGCACGATCGTACTTGTACGCCATGCCGAGAAACCCAGTGCAGCGAGCAGCGCTCAGCCTGCATCTGGGGTGGACGAGCATGGACAGCCGAATACCGAGTCACTGATTCCACGTGGTTGGCAGCGTGCAGGCGCACTCGCGGCGGTGCTGGGTGGGGATGTGCCCCCGCCTCCGTTCGTCCGCCCGACGGCGGTGTTCGCCCCGGCGTATCCAGACGGTGCGCTGCATCGGCCAGGTGAGACGATCACGCCGCTGGCACGCAGACTTCAGGTGCACCTTCAGACGCCGGTGCCCAAGGGTCAGGAAGAGATGCTGGTCAGCGGTTCCTTGCTTGCGCTTGCGGGACAGAATCAGGACGTCCTGGTCTGCTGGGAGCACCATCATCTCCCGGCACTGGCGGCTGCGCTGACGCAGGCATTAGGGATCAGCACGCTTCCACCCAATGCGACCCTGTGGCCCGAGACTGACTTCAGCTCGGCGTTGGTGTTCGTCCGCCAACAAGACAGCGTGTACGCACTCACACAAACCACCCTGAAATTGCTAGACGGTGACTGAAGGCCGCGTCAAGCGGACGCGAACTGCCCAGTGGAGTGCAGTCGATCCGAAAGTGCCGATACACCGAGCTTCCGGGACCGTCTGGATGCGAACGCGACGAACACGATCGGCCGCGAGAGATCGACAGGTGCAACATCGCCCTCCTCGTGCGAATATGCACCTTGAATCGCCTTGGCACTGCTCAGGTCACCTGTCCTCTCCAATAGGGAGCGCACCTCGGCTCCGGGGGAAGCGGGTGCGCTGCCACCTTGCCTGAGGCCTGGAGGTTCAGGGCGGCGAAAAGTACCAACTGTTCAGAGGTCAGCTCCTGGCGGTGGCGCGACACGTCCGCTTGCGCCTTCCAGACCAACTGTTCATCCAGCAGATGTTTGAACGCTGCGGCGTGCTGTCGTCACTCCCGCTGTCTGCGGCGCAGATGGAGGTTGGGCAAGCGCGGTGTGTGGCGATGGCGAACCAGCGACTCCAAGCCTTACTCGTCCCAACGTCCGCAGCATCTCCAACCCATGCGTCGATCGGCGTGGTGGAACAAGCATCGTTGTTCGTGGAAGAGCACCGTTCGCCCGTGCTCGACACCTCGGACGTGCACGTTGCACGGACCTTGTTACACGGAGCGCATGTGACGCTGCTCGGCGGCCACCCGACCCACGGACAACGAACCGCGTTGATGGACGCGTTCCAATTGGCGACGCTGGATTGGATTGGTGTGGATGAGTACACCCACGGCCTGCATGCCGACTCACGAATTCATCCCGAAACGGCGCTGGTGATTCTGGCGGTGCGCTGGATGGCGCATGCCCATCATGGGTTGCGCGACGTGGCGAAGCGTCGAGCGGTGCCGGTAATGATGCATCCTGGTGGACTCAATCCTAGGAGTGTGGCGTACCAGGTGGTGCGGCAGGCGAGTGAGCAGCTTCGCCAACGCGTCTGACTGAAGCGGCGAGACAATGAAGGGAGGCCAGGAGTAACTTCCTGGCCTCCCTTGTGTTGAAGGTTATCAGTGGGTGGCGCTGAGGTATTGACGCGCGACCTCTTCCCCAGCGGCGGTGGTGACGCCCTGCTCGTTGCCACTGAGGAACAGACTGAACTGTTGAGGGTAAGTGCCACAGGAACCCTTGACATCCAGGGCGATGAACGCGCCGCCGCGCCATGGGAGATCGACGAACAGAGCGGATGATCCTGGGTCACTATGCCGAGCGGTGCTGGTGAGGGCGAGGGTTGGCTCGGCAAGGCGCTGGTCGGTTCCGAGTGGCCCGCGATTCGCATAGACCGGTAAGGCGTGGAGACGGAGCATGTCGCGGGACGCCGACTGGATATTGGTCTGGAGCAGTTCAGTGGCCTGCGTGTACGCGGCGGCGAGATTGGGGGCGGCGGCCTGCACAAAGTCGAGTGCGGCGGTGAGGGTATCGTTGGCCAGTCGCCAGCCGGGCGTGCCGTGCACGAAGTTGGTACAGGTGGTGACGAGGTGTGCGGCGTTGCGGCCCTCTCGCCAACTGTGCAGGGTCGAGGTGGAAAGCCAGGGGAGGAGAACGATGGTCGCTGCGAGGAAGAAGAGGCGGGTGGGCGGCACGCGCAGCGCCGCACGCCAACGCGTCAAGCGGGCCACGTCATGGTGATGTGACGACTCACGTGTGCGGGTTAGGCGCGGGCGTCAAGAGGGGCGTGTTGGGTGTGCGTCCCACTTTTTGAATCGCCACCAGGAGCAGTTCTTGGTTCCGCTTGATCTGCTGCATCTCCTCCATCAACTGAGACGTGAGCGGCGGGGTCGAGACTGGCTCATCGAACGCCGCTTGGAGTTGATGCAGCAAGAAGCGCAGAGTGGTGGGGTCGAGCCCTCGAAAAAGTGAGCGGTTGTGCGACGAGTCCATCAAGGTCGCAAAGGTCAAGAGTTCCGGCAGGTGAAGCGACGTCAGATCAAGAAGTCGAGCAAACGAGACGTCGATTCGAACCGCGCGGTGATACGCCTGGCAAATTTCGTCAAAGAGTTCAGGGGTCAAGGTGTAACTGTTGTACGCCTGACGTTGGGGGGGCAGCCCTTTGAAGCGGAGATACGCCGAGACAATCGTAAGGGCGGTGCGGGGTGCGAGCTGCAGGGTCTGGGCGAGGTCCTTGATGGTGTGCATCTCTTTGAGCGTATGTGCATTCAAGGTGACGCGCTTTCCGTGAGCGAGGCGCAGGGTTCAGGTGGTGATCGTGGAGATGTCGGCATCGTCGGCGGCGGACGAAGCCAAGTGTCGGCATCGTCGGCGGCGAACAAAGCCAAGTGTTGGCATCGTCGGCGGCCATCGATGCCGACACCTGAGGGCGTTGGTCTGTGAGTCGCGATGTCAAGCCAATGGGCACGATCAGTGCCTTGAAGGACTGCTAAACCTCTGCCAGCGCAGTGTTTTGCCACGTTGTTAAATGAGAGTCTTTAGAATGTATGGGAATTTGGATTTACAGAAACTGGAGGTACGTCAAACCGGACACTCCGGAGAAGTCGGGGGTGGGTGTCGGAGGTTGGTTTTGGTGCGCTGGGGGCTTACGTCGGGGTTACATGTCGTTGTTTTTAAAGTGTATTCCCTGTTGTAGTGTGTTACGTAAATCGGTCTGTTTTGCACTACATATGCTAGGGTATTTGTGAGTGGATGCTGAGACGTGGCCCGCGCGGGGCGCGTGCCGGGCATGGGCATGTCACACGTCAACGCTCAGGTACGCCACGACACGCAGACGCTTCACTTGCTCGCCGGGTACGACCCGCCACTCGGGGTGTCCTTCCTCGATGTCTTCGATGCAGCGGAACCCGACGAGCCACTGTACACGAGTCTGTTTGAGCACCCGCTCGGCCTGAGCCGCTCCGGCGACGCGGAGTTGCGTGCGGATCTGGAAGCGTGGAAGTTGCCGGTGCAGCCGATCATGGCCGCGGTGCTGGCGTTGGGACTCACCGTCAACACCTTTCTCCAGCTCGGAACCCTTCCATGATCGAGGTTGATCAAGAGGAACGGCGGGACGCAGCACGTGCGGCGGTGCGGCGGTTGAGCCAAGACGTGGTCGAGGCGTCCCCAACTGTCGAGGCACTCCCGGTCTTGCGGTCGCTCGTTCGCTCGCACCTGTCTGCTGACCTGCAGTCGGTCTTACCGGAGGACGAGCAGGATGCGCTGCTCACGCACAGTCTGCGCAACGCCCTTACCGTTCGCTGGCTCAGCACCCCCGAGTGAACAGGCGTGGCCCGGTCGACCACCGGGCCCGGTCGCGTGCATGCCCCTCACCCGCTCAGCCGCTGCTCGCACCCCCGTCGCTCGCCCCGCGCTGGACCCCGCGTGGACCTTGCTGATGATCAGCAAGCACGTGGCGTTGCACCGTCACCTCCCGCGACTGACGGCGGCCGAACGCATCCTGTTTGAGCTGCCGCTGCAGGATGCGCGCTTCGCCTTTGATGTGCGCGAAACCGCGCAGCTCATGCTGGGCCGCCTCGAGGAAGCATGGCCGACAGCGCTGGCCCCGGTGACGGGGCCACGGCTTGTGCATGTCGACCATCCCACGTCCCGGTGCGCTGCTCTCGTTGATTCGCGAAACCACCACCCACCCAGCCCGCACCCTAGCCGAAGCCGTCGTCCCCGGTGAGACCCTGTGGGATCAAGTGAATGCCTTCGCCGATCTGCTCCTCACGCGTCTCCCCTGTTCGGACGAACTCCTGCTGTCTGCCGAACCGGGGATCTATCTTCAGGCCTTTGATGTGATTTTCAATGGCGCGACCTGCGTGCGTCTGCTGCCGGGTGAGACCACGCAGTCCTTCCGACTGTGTCACGAGTGGCGTCTGGGGTGAAGGTGCCGCAACAGGGCGACCTGCTTGAACGCGAGGGTGTGCGCTCTGAAGTACGGCGTGTGTCGGTCCCGCGCAACGACCTCACCATCGTCCTGTCCTTTCCCACCCGCCGTCCGTACCTCCGGACGCGCTCGCTCACTCAGATCGGCGAGGTCCCTGGGCAGGACCGACTGATCGCACGGGAGACGCCATGACGCGGCGTGAGTTGGAAGGCCTTGCCCGCCAACACTTGACCCGAGCGCTCGACTGGCGACAGCAGGCCCATGCACATCCAGAAGATTTCATCGCCGACTTCGCGGCTCGCAGTCATGCCCGCGCCGCCCTCTCGGCCGCTGATCGTGCAGGTCGGCCGCCGCGTCCGTTGGATCCCGTGATTCGTCGCGCGCCGGGTGTGTCCGTCTTCCTCCCCACTCACCAGGCTCGCCAACTCGCACGGCTGCTGCGAGCGCATTACCTGCCGGAGGTCATTGTCACCCGCCACCGCATTTCTGGTGGTGTGCAGGTCCGCTGGCACTTGACCGATCCGCAGGGGCGGATCATCAGTGACAGTGCACTCGATGAAGACTTCCCCACAGTCGGCGTTCCTATCATCTTGATGTCCCGCCGACTGTGGAAAGTGTCACTCACCAACCAAGTCGCTGATCCGTACCATGTTCGCCTCCAGGCGCAGAGCGGTAGCCGTCGACACGCCACGCTTCAGGCGGTGCGTCGCCTGCGGGCACTCGGCCAACCGACCAACCTCCAAGACGTCGTTCAGGGTGTGGATGATCCGTTACCATACTGAGGGGAACGGCAGTCCGCCCTGTCTCACTTGGTGGGTGATGGTTGGGAGAGGACGGGGCCTGGGGGTGGCAGGGTTGACGCAGTGCGAGACCACCGCGCCTCTCAGGGTGGCCTGCCCCACGCAGGCCAGTGCATTGTCATGAAAGGACAGCGATGAACAACGCGCCCCGCCGCTCTTGGACCGACCGAACCTGGCATCCTGTCGCGCGCTGCACCCGTGTCCGTGATGGCTGTCGCCACTGCTTCACCTTCGAC includes the following:
- a CDS encoding response regulator, translated to MTVEDDRFIADLLRDVLADDGHECDVALSAREGVTLARQCLHGLLLDVMLPEGRDAGFQLGQRVRAHGATAPILYLTARSAVEDRIYGLEAGGDDYLVIPFDFGELRARIRALLRRTAGYAPQLMALPQGLE
- a CDS encoding DUF4384 domain-containing protein codes for the protein MNKNLIGAVIVPLVLGSTLLTVALSSTAAAAPKLSAQSIIVNPLQTNLSVQVWTDRDSSGTQTPNYFVGDHIRIYTTVNRDAYVYLFNVDPNGQVDLILPNRYAGGANYVRAGTVKAFPSSEDRFTFDIAAPYGLNKVLAVASTTPLDLNDVADFQSQNSQGIQGGFADVTVSGQQQLAQALSIVVNPLPQNTWVSDVAFYNVAQGYGSTWQQPAPVAVQPFEGFPAYPSDPDDQWRTSFSSDRTADEVYRYYADALQRQGYHQRTRSVNRGRSAGAFQNGADTCELRISVNGGRYEIVILKRQ
- a CDS encoding winged helix-turn-helix domain-containing protein, coding for MNLTSRELLHAGRRIEVTRREMLLLELLILHSGRVFTREEIIDRLWGRVEPKVIDVYVSTIRRKTAEAVIETIRGHGYRLGTPPDTGA